ATGACGTGGAACTCCATCGGACCCTCCCTCCTGCCCGCTACGTCACCTTCAGCCAGAGCGCGTAGAGCAGGACGGACACCAGGAGGCCGTAGATCGCGATGCCCTCAGCCAGCGCAACGAAGATGAGGCTGCGTCCGAGCAGCTCCGGTTTCTCGCTGGCCGCCCCAAGCGCAGCGGTGCCGATGCGGGCCACCGCGTACCCTGCCGCCAGGCACGGCACGCCGATGGCTACCGCGATGGCCACCGCCAGGTCCCAGCGCACCGGCGAGGACTCCCCGGTCGACGGCTGGTCCTCAGCGGTCGCCGCCGCCTCGCCCGGCGTGTCCGAGAACGCGGCCAGGGCCACACCGGACGATGCGCAGAGCGTGCCCAGCACAAGCGTCAGCAGGAGCACGCGGCCGACGTACTGCCTCTTCATCCGCCCGACGTCCATGATGCATCTCCTCAACGAACAAGGTCCTACGGCGATCCGTCTCCGTCTCCGTCAAGGCGGAACGGCCGGTAGCGCACGCCCTCCGCCTGGAAGAACTTGGTGAAGAACTCGTAGTACTCCAGACGCAGTATCTGGATGGTCACGATCAGGCCTTCCAGCCCGACGATGACCGCCGTGCCCAGAACGAACACCAGGGCGGACCAGACGGCGGCGCCCGGAAGCCCGGCCACGATACGCTGGAGGATGAACACTGTAAAGCACAACGCGGCATGGCTCAAGGCGAACGCCGCCACCCGCAGGAACGAGAAGGTGTTGGCCACGAAGACCATCAGGGTCTCCAGCCCCTCGACCAGGCCCTCGAACACCCCCATGGCCAGGCCGCCGGCCGATACCGGCTCCGACGGGCGCAACACCCTGTGGAGCGGCTCATGGAGGATGAGCACCAGCAAAGGCACGCCGACGGCGGCAACCGCCAGCCAGAGGTCCTCCCTGCCGAAGCCGGCCACCACGCACTTGGCCGCCAGACCCAGCAGCCCCCAGTAGAGGACGATGCCGGTCAGCCCGAATCGGCCCAGCAGGCCGCCCTCGTAGTCGCCCCTTCGCAGCCGGTTCACGATGTTCAGCACCGCCCCCAGGCTGATGAGCGCCATGCCGAGCCCCATGGCGAGCAGAAGGTAGCGGACCACCATGTCCGGCGAACCGGCGTGCTCGCCCTCGAACCGGATCGGCTCGAAGCCGAGCGTCAGCGGGAAGCCCCGGTCGGCCAGCGACAGCCCGAAGAACGTCCCCTGCACGAACGTGCCGAACAGCATGGCGGCCAGGCCGCTCGCGGCGACCACGTGGCCCAGCTCCCGGGGCACCCGGGCGCGCGCCCGCCACGCGATCAGGACCCCCGCCGCCAGCAGGCAGAGCCCGTGGCCCAGGTCGCCGAACATGACGCCGAACATGACCAGGAACGTGACGGCGAACATCGCCGTCGGTTCCAGCTCGGTATACGAGGCGACGCCGTAGCCCTGCACCAGCCGCTGGAAGGGGGCCAGGAACCGCGAGTGCACCACGTAGCTGGGCACGCGGCCCTGCCGGATCTCCTCCGGGTCCGGGGGGCGGTCCTCGACGATCGCCCGTCCGCCCGTCGCCCGCAGGACCGCCTCGCGCACCTCCTCGACGCGGTGCTCCGGCGCCCAGCCTGCAATCACCGCCGTCGCCCAGGTCACGCCGAAGGTCTGCTGGGCCTCGCTCAGTCGGGTCTCCACGGCCAGGGCCGCCGCCGCCTGCCGCAGGGGCTCGCCGTAGGGAGCCGCCAGGCCCTGGAGTTCGGCGCGGAACGTCGCCACGCGGCCGGCGAGTTCCTGCCGCTTCCGCACGGCCTCCGAACACACGTCCGCCGGCGTGCGCCCCTGCCAGGCAGGCACGTTCTGCTCCTCGAAGCCGTGGTCCCTGAGCACCGTCTCCATCGCGAACCGCCGGCGGCGCGAGCTGAGGGCGAGCAGGTGCACCGGCCGGCCCGGCGCCACCTCCCACTCGTCCAGTGGCAGCAGCAGCACGCCGTCGGGCATGGCCTCGCGCAGGGACTGCAGGCTGCCCCCGTCGACCAGGCCCAGGCGCGCGTCCAGCAGGTCCGAGTCCGCCAGGCGCTCCAGCGACGCGCGCACGTTGCGAAAGGGCGTCAGCCCGCGCACCAGTTCGTCGGTCTCGTGCAGCGCCTGCTCGGCCGCGGCCAGCCGGTCGGCGCTCGAGCCGAGGGCCGCCTCCACGGAATCGAGCAGGGCCTCCACCTCGCCGGTGCTCATCGGCGTCTCGGGAATCTCGGAAGGAGGGGCCGCCGCTTCCAGTCCCAGACGGCGCGCGATGGCCTGCAGGCGGCCCGCAAGCGCCGCACACCGGGACACGTCGTCCGGGATGCGCTCCGGCTCCAGGCGCCCGCCGCCCTCGTCCAGGCTGCTCTTCAGGTGCAGGACGCCCAGGCGGCCGAGCACCTCCGCCACAGGGCGGGCCTGCGCCTCAAGGACCACGATGCGCAGCTTGCGCATGGCAGCGGCCATCCACATCGCCCGTGTCCTTCACTCGAGCTGAGAGCCGAAGCGACGTCAGCCCGGATTCGGCCGTTCGGCCGTCTCCTCAGGCGTCCGTCCATGGTGCAGCCTCTGGGCCAGTTCCAGCAGGCGCCGCGTTTCGTTTCGTTTCAGGTAGAAGTAGCTGACCAGGAGCGCGCCGGCCGACGACGTGGAGTAGAACTGCCGGTCGGCGGCGTGAACCGTCCGCTGCCACAGCACCTCCTCCAGCTCGCCGATGTCGGCCGCGGCGCCAACGCCCGGCACCCGGCGCAGGAACGGCACCGTATCGACCAGGCGGTCGATGTCCGGCCGGGCATGCACCGCCTGCAGCATCTCGTCGGTCGCACCGCCGGCGGCCGGCGGCAGATACGGCGACCACTCCTCCCACGAGAGCGCGTAGACGGCCGAGGCCCGCAGGGTGGCCAGCAGGCGCATCGCCTCGCGTTCGGCACGGATGGGCCCGGCACAGCGCCGGGCCTCCGCCGCCGGGAGCCGGCCGATCGCGTCCCGCACGCCCTCCCAGTAGCCCCGGTCGAAGGCCATCTCCAGGTACGCCCGGTTGCGCGTCGCCTCGTGGGCGTCCATCGCCTCCCGCGCACCGGACCGGACGAAGGGCAGAGGGATCGCGTCCACGAAGGCGCCGACCGTCGGAGCCGCCCGCAGCACGTCCACCGGCAGCGCGCGGTTGTCCGGCAGGTCGATCAGGTAGGGGGACGGGTCCTCCTTCGAGCCGTGCAGGCGCAGCAGAACCTTCAGGTTCTCGACGCGGTAGCGGTCCAGCAGCCGGCGGTAGAGCACACCCCGGGGCCCGCCCGCGTATCGGGCGAGGCCGTTGAGTTCGGCGACGCAGCCGCGCAGGATGACCCGTTCCAGGTCCGACCGCCCCGCGACACGTTCGTGCGGGTAGAGGCGGAGTGCCAGGTCGGGCAGAGACGGTTCCCGCGCCAGCTCACGCAGCCGGTCTCCCTCCAGCAGGAGGCTGCGGCGTCCGCGCAGTTTGGCGAAGAGGAACTCCCCCGGTACGTCGCCGAGCGCCGGGGCCTGCGCATCGGCTGGGAGAGCACTTGTCATCGGCTCATCCGTGCTGCGAGCCCGGGGGCCACGACGTCCACCGCCGTTTCGACTGCGCGCGCCATGTGGGCCGGCGCGATGCGCTCGACGGAGGGGAGGTCCTTCTCCTCCCGTTCCAGGCGCTCGGC
The nucleotide sequence above comes from Candidatus Brocadiaceae bacterium. Encoded proteins:
- a CDS encoding H+transporting two-sector ATPase C subunit; its protein translation is MDVGRMKRQYVGRVLLLTLVLGTLCASSGVALAAFSDTPGEAAATAEDQPSTGESSPVRWDLAVAIAVAIGVPCLAAGYAVARIGTAALGAASEKPELLGRSLIFVALAEGIAIYGLLVSVLLYALWLKVT
- a CDS encoding V-type ATPase subunit encodes the protein MTSALPADAQAPALGDVPGEFLFAKLRGRRSLLLEGDRLRELAREPSLPDLALRLYPHERVAGRSDLERVILRGCVAELNGLARYAGGPRGVLYRRLLDRYRVENLKVLLRLHGSKEDPSPYLIDLPDNRALPVDVLRAAPTVGAFVDAIPLPFVRSGAREAMDAHEATRNRAYLEMAFDRGYWEGVRDAIGRLPAAEARRCAGPIRAEREAMRLLATLRASAVYALSWEEWSPYLPPAAGGATDEMLQAVHARPDIDRLVDTVPFLRRVPGVGAAADIGELEEVLWQRTVHAADRQFYSTSSAGALLVSYFYLKRNETRRLLELAQRLHHGRTPEETAERPNPG